The following are from one region of the Fibrobacter sp. genome:
- a CDS encoding helix-turn-helix domain-containing protein → MANKTEYEKYFDKILGKKLQEQRKILKMTQQYAANQSGESRQWVSDAERGVKTPSIYLLCQYAHYAGIDIHAVFDGVIDAFFPYMEKIRKEEEEEKLNTLLKRLKKRKGK, encoded by the coding sequence ATGGCAAACAAAACCGAATATGAAAAATATTTTGACAAAATTCTTGGAAAGAAACTTCAAGAACAGCGCAAGATACTGAAAATGACTCAACAATATGCTGCTAATCAATCTGGTGAATCTCGGCAGTGGGTAAGTGATGCAGAAAGAGGTGTAAAAACGCCCTCCATATACTTACTGTGTCAATACGCTCATTATGCGGGTATTGATATTCACGCAGTTTTTGATGGAGTGATTGATGCGTTTTTTCCGTATATGGAAAAAATTCGTAAAGAAGAAGAGGAGGAAAAACTGAATACATTGTTGAAACGTTTAAAGAAAAGAAAGGGTAAATAA